A part of bacterium genomic DNA contains:
- a CDS encoding Lrp/AsnC family transcriptional regulator, translating to MDNTDRQILAILQQNARTPNAEIARRVGMAPSAVFERIRKLEERGVIARYQAVVNPRALGLPLVAFVFVRTAEPPGACDAAVRLAAIPGVQEVHHIAGEDCYLVKVRAADPEALGRILREEFGAIGTIRSTRTTIVLETIKETAELPLQPAAAEEVESEAVHG from the coding sequence ATGGACAACACCGACCGTCAGATCCTCGCGATCCTGCAGCAGAACGCGCGCACGCCCAACGCGGAGATCGCGCGGCGCGTGGGCATGGCGCCGTCGGCGGTGTTCGAACGGATCCGCAAGCTGGAAGAGCGTGGCGTGATCGCACGCTATCAGGCGGTGGTGAACCCGCGGGCGCTGGGGCTGCCGCTGGTGGCGTTCGTGTTCGTCCGCACGGCAGAGCCGCCGGGCGCCTGCGACGCGGCCGTGCGCCTCGCCGCGATCCCGGGCGTCCAGGAGGTCCATCACATCGCCGGCGAGGACTGCTACCTGGTGAAGGTGCGGGCCGCGGATCCCGAGGCGCTGGGCCGCATCCTGCGGGAGGAGTTCGGCGCCATCGGCACCATCCGCTCGACCCGCACGACCATCGTGCTGGAGACGATCAAGGAGACTGCGGAGCTGCCGCTCCAGCCGGCGGCGGCTGAGGAAGTGGAGTCGGAGGCAGTGCATGGCTGA
- a CDS encoding acetylornithine deacetylase, translated as MQPDPLSRDAVQEVLARLVRIPSVNPALAPGEGTGEEAVARFAVEWLTARGVRAWLEEAAPGRPNAVAEVGGGDGPTLVLCAHLDTVGTAGMEIPPFEPRVEGGRLYGRGSYDMKGGAAAILAALAALAREGLTGRVLGALVCDEEYASIGASDFVRRHRADACIVTEPSEGRLILAHKGFVWLELVTRGVAAHGSRWDLGVSAIGRMGRIIAALEELDRTELRRRVHPLVGPASLHCALIEGGTGLSTYAAECRLSVERRTLPGETTAQVVAEVEAAVRRAGEEAEVRVLLDRPPLECDRDADIARCVRSAAAAVTGAEPEEAGVAYWMDAAVFAGAGVPTVNYGPAGAGAHAAVEWVEVDSVVTCARVLVEAARAFCARGAPGTRSAP; from the coding sequence ATGCAGCCGGACCCGCTGTCCAGGGACGCGGTGCAGGAGGTCCTTGCCCGCCTCGTCCGCATCCCCTCGGTGAACCCGGCGCTCGCGCCGGGCGAGGGGACGGGGGAGGAGGCGGTCGCGCGCTTCGCCGTGGAGTGGCTCACGGCGCGCGGGGTGAGGGCGTGGCTGGAGGAGGCGGCGCCTGGGCGGCCGAACGCCGTGGCGGAGGTGGGCGGCGGCGATGGCCCGACGCTCGTGCTGTGCGCCCACCTGGACACCGTGGGCACGGCGGGGATGGAGATCCCGCCGTTCGAGCCGCGGGTGGAGGGTGGCCGGCTGTACGGGCGTGGCAGCTACGACATGAAGGGCGGCGCGGCGGCGATCCTGGCCGCGCTGGCGGCGCTGGCGCGGGAGGGGCTCACCGGCCGCGTTCTCGGCGCGCTGGTCTGCGACGAGGAGTACGCGAGCATCGGGGCGAGCGACTTCGTCCGCCGGCACCGGGCGGATGCGTGCATCGTGACCGAGCCGAGCGAAGGTCGGTTGATCCTGGCGCACAAGGGCTTCGTCTGGCTGGAGCTCGTGACGCGCGGGGTGGCGGCGCACGGCAGCCGGTGGGACCTGGGCGTGAGCGCGATCGGGCGGATGGGCCGGATCATCGCGGCGCTCGAGGAGCTGGACCGCACGGAGCTGCGGCGGCGCGTGCACCCGCTGGTGGGCCCGGCCTCGCTCCACTGCGCGCTGATCGAGGGCGGCACGGGCCTCTCCACGTACGCCGCCGAGTGCAGACTGAGCGTCGAGCGCCGCACGCTCCCGGGCGAGACGACGGCGCAGGTCGTCGCGGAGGTGGAGGCAGCCGTAAGGCGGGCAGGCGAGGAGGCGGAGGTGCGGGTGCTGCTGGATCGGCCGCCGCTCGAGTGTGATCGCGATGCCGACATCGCCCGTTGCGTGCGCAGCGCCGCGGCGGCGGTCACGGGGGCGGAGCCCGAGGAGGCCGGCGTCGCCTACTGGATGGACGCGGCGGTCTTCGCTGGCGCGGGCGTGCCGACGGTGAACTACGGCCCCGCGGGTGCGGGCGCGCACGCGGCGGTGGAGTGGGTGGAGGTGGACTCGGTGGTGACGTGCGCCCGGGTGCTGGTCGAAGCCGCGCGTGCGTTCTGCGCGCGCGGGGCGCCGGGCACGCGAAGCGCTCCCTAG
- a CDS encoding dipeptide epimerase, with protein MKLEYEVVPLDTLHPFHIARAAAPPRRYAVHVRLQDADGFVGMGEAAPSAFYGETAETVTAVMPVLEAALAAAAREAGSDEPDFFALERIERALAHAVGGNAAARVAVSAALHDLIGKRLGVPVWRLWGLDPATAPLSSFTIGLDEPEVMRQRVREAKGYPILKIKIGTPRDEQLLALVREEAPDVRLRVDANTAWTAKEAVAKLPMLEAYDVELLEQPLAPDDLEGFALVRRHARMPVIADESCKTAADIPRLVGRVDGINIKLMKCGSLREALRMVHVARAHRMQVMLGCMVESTLGIAAAVQIAPLVDYADLDGAALLARDPFTGPGLERDGRLRFNTAPGLGVQPAKE; from the coding sequence ATGAAGCTCGAATACGAAGTCGTCCCTCTCGATACGCTCCATCCGTTCCACATCGCGCGCGCGGCGGCGCCGCCCAGGCGCTACGCGGTCCACGTCCGGCTGCAGGATGCCGACGGCTTCGTGGGCATGGGCGAAGCCGCGCCGTCGGCGTTCTACGGCGAGACGGCGGAGACGGTCACCGCCGTCATGCCGGTGCTCGAGGCCGCCCTGGCCGCAGCCGCACGCGAAGCCGGGAGCGACGAGCCGGACTTCTTCGCGCTCGAACGCATCGAGCGCGCGCTCGCCCACGCGGTGGGCGGGAACGCGGCGGCGCGCGTCGCGGTCTCCGCGGCGCTGCACGACCTCATCGGCAAACGGCTGGGCGTGCCGGTCTGGCGGCTGTGGGGGCTGGACCCGGCCACTGCGCCGCTCTCGTCGTTCACCATCGGGCTCGACGAGCCGGAGGTGATGCGCCAGCGGGTGAGGGAGGCCAAAGGCTACCCGATCCTGAAGATCAAGATCGGCACGCCGCGGGACGAGCAGTTGCTCGCGCTGGTGCGCGAAGAGGCGCCGGATGTTCGGCTGCGCGTGGACGCGAACACGGCATGGACGGCGAAGGAAGCGGTGGCAAAGTTGCCGATGCTCGAGGCGTACGACGTCGAGCTCCTCGAGCAGCCCCTCGCCCCGGACGACCTGGAGGGCTTCGCGCTCGTGCGCCGGCACGCGCGGATGCCGGTGATCGCGGACGAGTCGTGCAAGACCGCCGCCGACATCCCCCGCCTCGTCGGCCGCGTCGACGGCATCAACATCAAGCTGATGAAGTGCGGCTCGCTGCGTGAGGCCCTCCGCATGGTGCACGTCGCGCGTGCGCACCGCATGCAGGTCATGCTCGGCTGCATGGTCGAGAGCACGCTGGGCATCGCGGCAGCCGTGCAGATCGCACCGCTCGTCGACTACGCCGACCTCGACGGCGCCGCGCTGCTGGCCCGCGACCCGTTCACGGGCCCTGGCCTCGAGCGGGACGGCCGGCTGCGCTTCAACACGGCTCCGGGTCTGGGCGTCCAACCGGCCAAGGAGTGA
- a CDS encoding phospholipase, with translation MRTGGVVEARERAGQPKAMGVRAAPLAGHRLPGTCGPEEASRRWNETCPIARGRAGSALPAAEERAPLDPAASRGVGSGRVRNPVRPAAQWITAMSWESSMRRRSASLAAAILASAISLAAPVSGQSGHEVQTGFLDRSITIAGHTYPYQVYVPRAYALDTEQRFPVILFLHGAGERGDDGLAQTEVGLGPALRRYPSRYPAIVVFPQAPRDSAWTGRVAEAAMAALEQTEREFRTDPERVYLTGISMGGHGTWYLAYRHPDRFAAIAPVCGFIDWRFGGRDVTVVPPADGDPFEALARRLASVPTWIFHGEADPAVPVEQSRRAAKAFEAAGAADVRYSELPGIGHNAWDPAYASPGFAEWLFAQRRGAKSR, from the coding sequence ATGAGGACAGGTGGCGTGGTCGAGGCGAGAGAGCGCGCCGGGCAGCCGAAGGCGATGGGCGTTCGAGCCGCGCCGCTCGCCGGCCACCGGCTGCCGGGGACGTGCGGACCCGAGGAGGCGTCGAGGCGCTGGAACGAGACGTGCCCGATCGCGCGGGGCCGGGCCGGGTCCGCCCTCCCGGCGGCGGAAGAGCGGGCGCCGCTTGACCCGGCCGCTTCCAGGGGCGTAGGATCCGGCCGGGTGCGCAATCCAGTTCGTCCGGCCGCGCAGTGGATCACGGCCATGTCCTGGGAGTCGAGCATGCGACGCCGGAGCGCGAGCCTGGCTGCCGCGATTCTCGCCTCTGCCATATCGCTCGCGGCGCCGGTGTCCGGCCAGTCGGGTCACGAGGTGCAGACGGGTTTCCTTGATCGGAGCATCACGATCGCGGGCCACACGTACCCGTACCAGGTGTACGTGCCGCGCGCGTACGCGCTCGATACGGAGCAGCGTTTCCCGGTGATCCTGTTCCTGCACGGCGCCGGCGAGCGTGGCGATGACGGCCTTGCCCAGACGGAGGTGGGGCTCGGCCCGGCGCTGCGCCGTTACCCCTCGCGTTATCCTGCCATCGTCGTTTTCCCGCAGGCGCCGCGTGATTCCGCGTGGACGGGTCGGGTGGCGGAAGCCGCAATGGCGGCGCTCGAGCAGACGGAGCGGGAGTTCCGGACGGATCCGGAGCGGGTGTACCTCACCGGCATCTCGATGGGTGGGCACGGGACGTGGTACCTGGCGTACCGGCATCCGGACCGGTTCGCGGCGATCGCGCCGGTGTGCGGGTTCATTGATTGGAGGTTTGGTGGGCGCGACGTGACCGTGGTTCCACCAGCGGATGGAGACCCGTTCGAGGCGCTGGCCCGGCGTCTCGCGTCCGTGCCCACGTGGATCTTCCACGGCGAAGCCGATCCCGCGGTGCCCGTGGAGCAGTCGCGCCGTGCCGCGAAGGCGTTCGAGGCGGCGGGCGCCGCGGATGTCCGTTATTCGGAGTTGCCGGGCATCGGCCACAACGCGTGGGACCCGGCGTACGCCTCGCCCGGTTTCGCCGAGTGGTTGTTCGCGCAGCGCCGTGGCGCGAAGTCGCGCTGA
- a CDS encoding threonine synthase, with amino-acid sequence MRGVLRRYPSFLPITPATPALTLGEGSTPLLSAPRLAEWVGVSELFLKFEGLNPTGSFKDRGMVVAVAKAIEEGARTVLCASTGNTAASAAAYAARAGITAGVLLPRGKVAVGKLAQAVAYGARIVSLDGNFDAALDVARALAERYPAALVNSVNPYRVEGQATAAYEICDELGDAPDVVALPVGNGGNITAYWLGFRRYAERGSSTRLPRMLGVQAEGAAPLVRGEPVAQPETVATAIRIGRPASWNTAVAAVRESAGSFRAVSDAQILEAYREIARREGVFCEPASAASVAGLRAAVQAGEVERRSRCVCVLTGHGLKDPDTALGLPFRVAELPVDVEAVARELGWG; translated from the coding sequence ATGCGCGGCGTTCTCCGCCGCTACCCCTCATTCCTCCCGATCACGCCGGCCACGCCCGCGCTGACACTGGGCGAGGGCTCGACGCCGCTGCTCTCGGCGCCGCGGCTCGCCGAGTGGGTCGGCGTGAGTGAGCTGTTCCTCAAGTTCGAAGGGCTCAACCCCACGGGCTCGTTCAAGGACCGGGGGATGGTCGTCGCGGTGGCGAAGGCCATCGAGGAAGGCGCGAGGACGGTGCTCTGCGCATCCACGGGCAACACCGCGGCCAGCGCGGCCGCCTACGCCGCGCGGGCGGGGATCACGGCGGGCGTTCTGCTTCCGCGCGGCAAGGTCGCCGTCGGCAAGCTGGCGCAGGCGGTGGCGTACGGAGCGCGCATCGTGTCGCTGGACGGGAACTTCGACGCTGCGCTGGACGTGGCGCGGGCGCTCGCCGAGCGTTACCCGGCGGCGCTGGTCAATTCGGTGAACCCGTACCGCGTCGAAGGCCAGGCCACCGCGGCGTACGAGATCTGCGATGAGCTGGGCGATGCGCCCGACGTGGTCGCGCTGCCGGTCGGCAACGGCGGCAACATCACGGCGTACTGGCTGGGGTTCCGACGGTACGCGGAGCGCGGCTCGAGCACGAGGCTGCCGCGGATGCTCGGCGTCCAGGCGGAAGGCGCTGCGCCGCTGGTGCGCGGCGAGCCCGTCGCCCAGCCGGAGACGGTCGCGACCGCGATCCGCATCGGCCGGCCCGCGAGCTGGAACACCGCGGTCGCGGCGGTTCGGGAATCGGCAGGTTCGTTCCGCGCGGTGTCCGACGCGCAGATCCTCGAGGCGTACCGGGAGATCGCGCGCCGCGAGGGCGTGTTCTGCGAGCCGGCATCGGCGGCGAGTGTCGCGGGACTGCGTGCGGCGGTGCAGGCGGGCGAGGTGGAGCGCCGCAGCCGGTGCGTGTGCGTGCTGACCGGGCACGGGCTCAAGGACCCGGACACGGCGTTGGGGCTGCCGTTCCGCGTGGCGGAGCTGCCCGTGGACGTGGAGGCGGTGGCGCGGGAATTGGGCTGGGGGTAG
- a CDS encoding homoserine dehydrogenase, with amino-acid sequence MTVGVALYGLGNVGSGLVEILDARGGELRSTRGLDLELRHVVIRDPSRPRRVQPRHVQPTCDWRAPLEDAQVHIVVEAMGGLDTAGVVVESALRAGKHVVTANKALIAARGEELEALASARGAELRYEGAVGGAIPVLHALRGALVANRLTRVRGILNGTCNYILTRMAEDRLALEDALAQAQELGFAEADPSADISGTDTAQKLVILARHAFGRWLPLESVCVEGIERLTLSDVDDALRRGCVIKLIAEATRDDDGAVSLRVAPVEIPATDALAQVRNEVNAVTLEGDFAGPLTFIGRGAGSRPTGSAVFADLVELALLHRSRWERN; translated from the coding sequence ATGACCGTGGGCGTCGCACTGTACGGGCTGGGCAACGTCGGCTCCGGCCTGGTCGAGATCCTGGATGCGCGCGGCGGGGAGCTGAGGAGCACGCGTGGCCTGGATCTCGAGCTGCGGCACGTCGTCATCCGCGACCCGTCCCGTCCTCGGCGCGTGCAGCCTCGCCACGTGCAGCCCACGTGCGACTGGCGCGCGCCGCTCGAGGACGCACAGGTCCACATCGTCGTGGAGGCGATGGGCGGGCTGGACACGGCGGGCGTCGTGGTCGAGAGTGCGCTCCGCGCGGGCAAGCACGTCGTCACGGCGAACAAGGCGCTGATCGCCGCGAGGGGCGAGGAGCTGGAGGCGCTGGCGTCGGCGAGAGGCGCCGAGCTGCGCTACGAGGGGGCCGTCGGCGGCGCGATCCCCGTGCTCCACGCGCTGCGCGGCGCGCTGGTGGCCAACCGCCTGACGCGGGTGCGCGGCATCCTCAACGGCACGTGCAACTACATCCTCACGCGCATGGCGGAGGATCGGCTGGCGCTCGAGGACGCGCTGGCGCAGGCCCAGGAGCTGGGCTTCGCCGAGGCGGACCCGTCGGCAGACATCTCCGGCACGGACACTGCGCAGAAGCTGGTGATCCTGGCCCGCCACGCGTTCGGCCGGTGGCTGCCGCTCGAGTCGGTGTGCGTGGAGGGCATCGAACGACTCACGCTCAGCGATGTCGACGACGCACTGCGCCGGGGCTGTGTCATCAAGCTGATCGCGGAAGCAACGCGTGACGACGACGGGGCCGTCTCGCTCCGCGTCGCACCAGTCGAGATCCCGGCGACGGACGCACTCGCCCAGGTGCGGAACGAGGTCAACGCCGTCACGCTCGAGGGCGACTTCGCCGGCCCGCTCACGTTCATCGGCCGCGGCGCGGGCAGCCGGCCCACTGGCTCCGCGGTGTTCGCGGACCTGGTCGAGCTGGCGCTGCTGCACCGTTCGCGCTGGGAGAGGAACTGA
- a CDS encoding aspartate kinase has translation MGRHHLGQRLRPDRRLRARPRGGRGRGHGGRVPPRGRPGRRRLLPRTAGARRRPRGGAAMTLVVKKFGGTSVGSPERIRAVAERVARARARGERVALVVSAMGDTTDELLALASAVAPGAAATRRRELDQLLATGEQAAIALVALALEECGVPAVSFTGPQAEIWTDGAHGAARITEVRASRVRRALEEGRVPVVAGFQGLSADEELTTLGRGGSDTTAVAIAIALGAARCDIYTDVDGIFSADPRRVPTAQRWDRLAHREALMLALAGAAVLHPRAAALAESYRMPLRILSSLTNGPECGTYIDGGASVEGPRILGVAAAVGSARLTVDDPPGGAAAVLAALAEAGVGVEWLEEKRDDDGARRLTAIVPADRADDAHHAAARVLGNGARIAVERPVARITVVGTGLSACGAAIARALQRLSRMGIEPEGLGISELGLTLYVRPDQADPAAALLHDALLPARAMNERRPA, from the coding sequence ATGGGCCGTCACCATCTCGGGCAGCGGCTCCGGCCTGATCGCCGCCTGCGAGCCCGTCCGCGCGGAGGACGTGGCCGCGGCCATGGCGGACGCGTTCCGCCGCGCGGCCGGCCCGGACGGCGTCGTCTACTTCCCCGCACAGCCGGCGCTCGTAGGCGTCCGCGTGGAGGTGCAGCGATGACGCTGGTGGTGAAGAAGTTCGGCGGCACGTCCGTTGGCTCGCCGGAGCGGATCCGCGCGGTCGCGGAGCGCGTGGCCCGAGCACGGGCGCGGGGCGAGCGCGTCGCCCTCGTCGTCTCCGCCATGGGCGATACCACGGACGAGCTGCTCGCCCTCGCATCCGCCGTCGCGCCGGGGGCCGCGGCCACGCGCCGCCGCGAGCTGGACCAGCTCCTGGCGACGGGGGAGCAGGCCGCCATCGCGCTGGTCGCGCTCGCCCTCGAGGAATGCGGCGTGCCCGCTGTGTCGTTCACGGGTCCGCAGGCCGAGATCTGGACCGACGGCGCGCATGGCGCTGCACGGATCACCGAGGTCCGTGCCAGCCGCGTTCGCCGCGCGCTCGAAGAAGGGCGCGTGCCCGTGGTCGCCGGGTTCCAGGGGCTCAGCGCGGACGAGGAGCTGACGACGCTCGGCCGCGGTGGCTCGGACACCACGGCGGTCGCGATCGCCATCGCGCTGGGCGCCGCGCGCTGCGACATCTACACGGACGTGGACGGCATCTTCAGCGCGGACCCGCGCCGCGTCCCGACCGCGCAGCGGTGGGACCGGCTCGCACACCGCGAGGCGCTGATGCTCGCGCTGGCCGGCGCGGCAGTGCTCCACCCGCGCGCGGCGGCGCTCGCGGAGTCGTACCGCATGCCGCTGCGCATCCTTTCGAGCCTGACCAACGGGCCCGAGTGTGGCACCTACATCGATGGAGGCGCATCCGTGGAAGGACCCCGCATCCTGGGCGTCGCCGCGGCCGTGGGCTCGGCGCGCCTGACCGTGGATGACCCGCCCGGCGGCGCTGCCGCCGTGCTCGCCGCCCTGGCCGAGGCCGGCGTCGGCGTCGAATGGCTGGAGGAGAAGCGAGACGACGACGGCGCACGGCGGCTCACCGCCATCGTGCCGGCGGACCGGGCCGACGATGCGCACCACGCCGCCGCCCGCGTGCTGGGCAACGGGGCGCGCATCGCGGTGGAGCGGCCGGTCGCGCGCATCACCGTGGTCGGCACGGGGCTGTCCGCGTGCGGCGCCGCCATCGCCCGCGCGCTCCAGCGACTCTCACGCATGGGCATCGAGCCGGAAGGCCTGGGCATCAGCGAGCTGGGCCTCACGCTGTACGTGCGGCCCGACCAGGCCGACCCCGCCGCGGCGCTCCTCCACGACGCGCTGCTGCCGGCCCGAGCCATGAACGAGCGGAGGCCGGCATGA
- a CDS encoding homoserine kinase, translating into MDTEPSEPRAARVRVPASTSNLGSGFDCIGLAVARYLDAAYEPDDAPLRVEREGTLAALSVGADDDILARAFRARLAAHGVSDARGTIRASSDIPLSRGLGSSAAAVVAGLALADAAAGKLPPECAGEAPGHAPAHALAPAHHTDWLDLATELEGHPDNAAPAISGGLVAVARAADGALRVVPLPLSPDVGFAYAAPGAEVSTAAARRALPESVPHEVASRALGRLAALLHGLAIADAELIRIGFTDELHVPYRLPLIPGAKEAMDAAREAGAWAVTISGSGSGLIAACEPVRAEDVAAAMADAFRRAAGPDGVVYFPAQPALVGVRVEVQR; encoded by the coding sequence ATGGACACGGAACCGAGCGAACCCAGAGCAGCGCGCGTGCGCGTCCCGGCGAGCACGTCCAACCTCGGATCGGGGTTCGACTGCATCGGGCTCGCGGTCGCGCGCTACCTCGACGCCGCGTACGAGCCGGATGACGCCCCGCTCCGTGTCGAGCGCGAAGGCACCCTCGCCGCGCTCTCCGTGGGGGCGGACGACGACATCCTCGCCCGCGCCTTCCGCGCCCGTCTCGCGGCGCACGGCGTGAGCGACGCGCGCGGCACGATCCGCGCGAGTTCCGACATCCCGCTGAGCCGCGGCCTGGGCTCCTCCGCTGCCGCCGTGGTGGCAGGGCTGGCCCTCGCGGATGCGGCGGCCGGGAAGCTACCACCGGAGTGTGCCGGCGAAGCTCCCGGCCATGCCCCCGCCCACGCCCTCGCCCCGGCCCATCACACCGATTGGCTCGACCTCGCCACCGAACTCGAAGGCCACCCCGACAACGCTGCGCCCGCGATCTCCGGCGGGCTGGTCGCCGTGGCGCGGGCCGCGGACGGCGCACTGCGCGTCGTGCCGCTGCCGCTCTCGCCCGACGTCGGCTTCGCATACGCGGCGCCGGGCGCCGAGGTCTCGACGGCCGCCGCGCGGCGCGCGCTGCCGGAATCGGTGCCGCACGAGGTGGCGTCCCGCGCCCTCGGCCGGCTCGCGGCTCTGCTCCACGGCCTCGCCATCGCAGACGCCGAGCTGATCCGCATCGGCTTCACGGACGAGCTGCACGTGCCCTACCGACTGCCGCTGATCCCCGGCGCGAAGGAGGCCATGGACGCGGCACGCGAAGCGGGCGCATGGGCCGTCACCATCTCGGGCAGCGGCTCCGGCCTGATCGCCGCCTGCGAGCCCGTCCGCGCGGAGGACGTGGCCGCGGCCATGGCGGACGCGTTCCGCCGCGCGGCCGGCCCGGACGGCGTCGTCTACTTCCCCGCACAGCCGGCGCTCGTAGGCGTCCGCGTGGAGGTGCAGCGATGA
- a CDS encoding thioredoxin-dependent thiol peroxidase has product MLKPNDIAPDFELQADDGSTVRLSDLRGRKVVLYFYPKDDTPGCTIEACEFRDRSKDLAANGAVVLGVSPDTVESHRRFKEKYGLDFPLLADTDHRVAEAYGVWQQKTMYGRTYWGVARTTFLIDEEGRIARVFENVKPAGHAAEVLEALG; this is encoded by the coding sequence ATGCTGAAGCCGAACGACATCGCCCCGGACTTCGAGCTCCAGGCCGACGACGGCTCGACCGTCCGTCTCTCCGACCTGCGGGGCCGCAAGGTCGTCCTCTACTTCTATCCCAAGGACGACACCCCCGGCTGCACCATCGAGGCGTGCGAGTTCCGGGACCGCAGCAAGGACCTGGCGGCGAACGGCGCGGTCGTGCTGGGCGTGAGCCCGGACACCGTCGAGTCGCACAGGCGCTTCAAGGAAAAGTACGGGCTGGACTTCCCGCTGCTGGCGGACACCGACCACCGGGTGGCCGAGGCGTACGGCGTCTGGCAGCAGAAGACCATGTACGGCCGCACCTACTGGGGCGTGGCGCGCACCACCTTCCTCATCGACGAGGAGGGGCGCATCGCCCGGGTGTTCGAGAACGTCAAGCCGGCCGGCCACGCGGCGGAGGTGCTCGAGGCGCTGGGCTGA